From Scatophagus argus isolate fScaArg1 chromosome 2, fScaArg1.pri, whole genome shotgun sequence:
AGTTATACCCTGAAGAAAACTAATAACATTTTGAAGTGATGTTCAAAAAAAAGGAGCACTTACAAAGTGCTTATAGGGGTCATTTCCATTACTGTGCGATGAGCCATTTGTGCCATTTTTGTTTGGCTCCTTGATGATGCTCTCCATGTCCTGGACGTTCTGAACAGCTACAGACACAATCTCCTGCGGCAAAGAAAGAGCAAGATCAAGAGGAAAATCTCAGAAAGGTTGACAGAACAGTTGaaaccattaaaacacacacgATTTGCAGTAGAAGCCGTTAATATGCACCTACCTGAGTGTGCTGCAGGTAACACTGAACATTCCTGACCAGCTGCCTCACGGCCTTCTCCAGACTCCTGAAcagcttctcctctctgtcaaaTACTTCATCTCTCACCTacacaaaatgaggaaaaaaaatatgttgccTAAATGTTAGCTAAAGGCCAGTTATGCCTTTGCCTTACTCAAACTTTGACTTTCTGTTCTGGCaaagataataataacaagaacTGCATTAAACAGCAATCGGGTTGATCAATAAAGTACCTTCAAgccagaaaataataaaatccatgaaaacaaaagatgcagTTCAGCGACTTAGTGTCGTGCAGTAGTGTGGGATCATGATCACCATCGTGTTCACAGGCaaagtaatgttttaaagttacattcatgttgtttttaggCACATTAGCTAaattccttcctctttctctgactctctcccaTAAATTACAAGGATAGGCGTTACTGTGAATACATTACTCTTGGTTTGAACATTCTttaaacatttgggataatatAAATATCCAACTAAACAAGATACGTAGGACTGACAGTGGTCTAGTCATTTTGAGATGTTTTAATATGGAAGTGTTGAATATTAAATCTTCAAACTGTCAAGTCTACAAGCCTCATAATTTTTAATCCCACAAACTCCTTTTAATTAAACTCACATTATGTGCAGGTTgagttaaaaaatgtttctttgccaccatttcttctttttttttttctttacctgtgGTTCAACTCCTGTTAGGATTTTCAGATAGCCAGCAAATCTGTCGCCTTTCTTCCGGATAGAGTGGATGTTGAACTTATGTAGTTTGCCCCTCAGTGTGCTTTCATCTTCCAACCTCTTATACTTCATAACTGAGAATGAATAGATGAAACCAAAATGTAAAGACCTGTGTTTGAACAGATGCAGCCAAGACAGTGCAAAAGATCATTTACCTCCATTTCTCTTATCATGGGAACGAGAAAATGCCtgtatatatactatatactgtTAGTGAAATCTCACCGATATCTTTGCGTCTCTTGAACTCATTGATGTTAACGTTTATGATCTTGGCGGCAGTGAACGCCTCCTGCAGCGGCCGACAGTCAGGGTGGTCTTCAGGGGTGGCCTGCCACAGCTCTCCAAGCAGCAGCGGGTACTTCATGATCCTTTGGACAGGTTTGATGAGCAGTGAACCCATGTCCAGCAAGTTGGGTTTCCCTCTGTGCAAATTAAATTAGATTACATTAGATTTGTACTGTAAACACTGataaacacaaactgcttcCCCACAGAAtggaaaatcaaaaagaaaagaatggaTGACAACAACCAAAAGTGCTGTTTTAACACAATAATCAAAATCCATACATGACAGTGTATTTAATGTTGAATTCAGTATATTCTAAATTAAAACGTCAATTTTTCATGAAAGGGTACTTACTCTTGGTCGTAGATTTTTCTGTaattacaaagacaaagaaacacgGTCACCACCAAGATTACATGTAATAAATTATAACATTTAGAAAATCAGGGAAATTATTTGAatgattagaaaaaaatatttggagGAAAAGACTTACTTCAGAGCTAGCACACACATGGTGAAATGTTGCTTtatctcttcatctttctcgTAGGATTTGAGCGACATGTTGGCATCGTCGTGATGGTAACAGTAAATCTTATACACATCTTCTAAAGCTGCCTTTGCCTGGATGAATACTTCTCcttcaaataaaaatggcaCGTGAGATATCTTTACAAACCTTAACCAGAgcagcaaaagagaaaagatgatgAAGTCCGACAGGCAAAAGTCAAAACGGCATTACCTATGACGACTGCCTCTAGGTCAGGTTCAGCCATGGCCTCATGCAGTCTGTGAAGGAGTGCCGCTGATACCTCACACACTGTCTCCATGTTGGTGAACAGCCTGTCTACATCCACAACCTAACACAGAACAAGGACAGCATACTGTAAAACGGTAGGTTTGTGcaaattaaacaattaaaatttGCTTATAGtacattttctgtcaaactATCATTAAACCAGAACCTTGATTCTCTGTTTAAATAAGCTGCAACTTATTTTATGTTAATCTGCCACACTCTAATTGAATATTCCAGTGTTTATTCTTGATTATTTGTTGTAAAAATTCTCCACATTTTAAATTGATATAACTCATAACCTTAATGTGTGAATTAAGGTTAGTATTATGATTAGAGGTGATGTTAGAAATAAGGCACTCAGGTTTCTCAGTAGGCGAGATGAATTTTAACACTGTATTTCCAAAATAAGTGTTAAAGGGGCATCCCGAGCAGCATCTACCTGCAAATTTCGTAAAGGCTGGACCACTTCTCTGATGCACAGCTCCAGGTCTGTGAGGTAGTCCTTCTCAGTCTGCACAAGCTCCTGAATGACTTTTGCCCTGCGGTTCATCTTTCTCAAACGGACCTCCTCTGGATCCAGTGCTGGTGAGGAGGGTGTGGACAGGTCATGTGGTGTCATTttctctgaggaaaaaaaaaaaaaatcatattataAAATTATTGCATTACATCAAGTGTGTATTGTGCTGACAGCCATTTGCAACAGTGTTCATAAATGGCAGCTGGCTTGTGAAAATATAGTAACAGACATATAAAACATGGCACAACTGGGAAAAGGAGACAAATAATTACCTCATCTTCTTTCCATACTACCATAACATCTGGCCTAATGAGCCATATAGGTCACAGGGACATAGAAAATTACAGTATCGTTGAGTGTACATGTATTTTGCTGTAAATATGCAgttgccattaaaaaaaatttgatgtttttgccaGCATTTAAAGCCGTCTGTGACACATTTTCGAAAATGCTGGTAAATACTCTGACCCTGTGGGATGCACACGCTTGGAGAAACTCTCGCGTCTAACACATCCACTTGACGCCCTAGCAGCCATTTAGATCACCATATTTCACGGTGATCTAATTATTTTAATTCGCGCGCCAAAAGGCCTCACTTAACATGCCAGTCAGgctcacttctctctctttttctttttttattgctctGCTGCCTAATCAGTCTGTGACTGCTCTGTGCTTTGCATGGCAGGCAGGACAGTCTGTTCAGGGAAGAGGGATGCTTCCTTTCTGCCTAATCGACGCTGCCACACCacttccttgtgtgtgtgtgtgtgtgtgtgtgtgtgtgtttgtgtcaggttACGGAACTAATCGTGCCTGCTGATGTAATGCTACGACGTGCTCAGGCATTCCATCTGCTCAGACATCACgagtgtgtgcgtctgtgtgtgtatgtgtgtgacagagagagagcgagagagagagagagagcgaaagagggTGGATGAGGGAGACACATAATGACAAACACACCTACATatgcaagaacacacacacacactgaagctgatTCACATGGGTGCGCAGGAGAATATAAATACACAATCTTTTACACACAAAcgcaaagagagagagagagagagacgtaaACATGCAAAAGGTGTGACCATAAGAAGCTCAGCTTGGGTAGAAAATATCAGGAATACCTCctttacagtatatttagcTGGACTCAGTGCACCATTCTCAGAAGTACCAGTAGTCAGGGTAATGATTAGTTCTGTCACACTTTTTGCATTACATGTAGTATTTGTACATACTCTCATTAGTGTCGTTCTGGGCAACGCAGGCGTgacagtgaggaagttgtaTTCTTCCTTTTTCCTATATTCTcttagaaaaatgttttaattttttgttggAGGCAAGATGCTTTGAAAGCCCCGGTGCTGCCATGAAGGGAGGGTACAGTAAGTAGTGGATGCCTTTTGCCAAAGCTGAGCAGAATGGGTCATGTGTTAGGACTTCCTCATGCATGCCAAcactgttcagtttgtgttcacaCTTGGCTGACTCCCTTAGAGATCTGATCTCATTCTTCTTACAGTTACACCTTACATTCGTCTTTTATTTCCCTGAGATGCAGGAATTAAATTCACTTGCAAAATCACTGATTCTCACGAAGTTCTTAAAACTGAGCAGATGTCACAAAGGTTATGTTAATTTCATGGACTGGACTTGAATCACAGCTTTCTTTCGAATTCAGCCTCTTTGgcttaaacagtaaaaataaattaataaattgatATTCTGTAgtgcacacagcacactgtaAGACCATACTGTGCAGTCACAAGCTTTTCCCATCAGCAGTTATTAATTAACTCGCCAGTGACTGATAACACTTCAGGAGAAAAGATAAGACTGTCAGTTGTATGAGTTTAATGAAGCTTCCGAATAAATCCCTGTTCATATAATTCCACTGTGTCACCATGCgatgacatttttcaacataGAGGCACCACAGAAACTGTTTTACTAATGgctatgttttaaaaaacactcaTGTATCAACAGTATCATGAAGTGTCACATGCCAACATGGGCTTTCACTGTGAAAAGATAGCCTGAAGTCGCTGAAAACCTCCACCTatgagaaagagatgaaatgaGATATCTTGGTGGCTCTTTGGACAGAgatataatgtatttttaatctgGTTTCAGCTCTTTTCATACATTATCTACCTTTACTCCAATATTTTCCTGCCTTCTTAATAAGTGACACTGAAGCCTGTGTGAAAGTTGTCCCATTCAAAACTGGAAGAGATTTTTCCCCGcggacacattcacacaaaaaataaaatgtatcatgGCTTATAAAGACTCAGCAGTTGCTCCTAAAGTGTGATGGCTTATTCCTTTGCCAGAGTTATATTTGGTGAGGTTTGGTTGTCGGCCGAGGAGTTCCCATGAAAGTGGATACAGGGCTTTTCACCGTTCAGCCCATTGAAAGGCCCATTGATCCAACAGGCGGCCCCAGAACAGAATACAAGGCACGCCGTATCATGTATCACCATCAAGAAAAATGACTCGTCACACTTTGCCACACAGCAAAGCACACAATGGGATTTTATCACTAGGAATACCAAGAATATATGTTGTATAAAGTATGCTGAGTTAAAGAAAAAGCCTGAGAATGTccatgaaaaatattaaataaaaggGAAGTCGGACCTTTTTAAGCGTGTTACCATTCTTGCATCGGGTTTAAATGAAATTCCATAAAAAGTTCAAGCCAAAAAAatgtgacacactcacacacagaaacagttcaGTCTTCAAACATCATAAATCCCACATCAAAGCATGAATAATTCAAAggaaaaatacatacacatacatacatacggATATTTGGATTATTACCATCTATTTAATTAAGGTAAATCATCGCCAGACATATAATATTTAGTTACTGTAAATAATTAGATATATGGATGTCATGTTGCCATGGCTCTGTGGCTTGACCAACCTGTCTGACAAGCAGATGAGAGCTGACTGTGGAGCAGCAACTCACATGTTTCCTCTTTCAGTGAAGTCATCTTTCTGTCAATATTTGCAATGGTAATACCACTGTAAATATGTAACACTGCTTGTCAGGTGTGAGGCTAAAGTGAAGCAGGGCGGCAGATTAGTTTACTGGaaacagctcagtgtttttggtttgtttttttgacaacCCTGCCTGCCTTGATGCAGGCTGGTCAAGAAAACAGAAGGTACAAAGGAGTGGAGAGTGTCTCTATTTCAAGTAAACAGAACAGCTGCTGATAAagcaattgtgtgtgtgtgtgtgtgtgtgtgtgtgtgtgtgtgtatgtgtacaacACAGATAGAGAAGTGTGTTATACTTCGCCATGTTAGAGAAGATGCCACTACTCATTTTGGCATGTGAAGTGTATTGTTCTCTGGAAAGGAAACCCAGGAACAAGTGGCACCAGAAAGCCTGCATACTTTGGCTAATCTTTATtaattcccccccccccccccccccccccccaacacacacacacacacacacacacacacacacacacacacacacacacacactgacacagtcacGTCAGTCATTTTGCCTGAAGTGCAGCATTCCCAGTCACTGACTGCACTCAGTGAAGAGGTGAAGCCAgtttttctgaaatgtgaacatctgtgtgtctgtgattaaaaaaaaaaaaaaaccatgtcAGCACTTGTGATAAGGCAACATACAGCCGGATTAGcgatttgcttttttttttctttttttttaacgcTCTCCTTTCCAAATTGCTCTTACTTTCCAACACACCgcaaactgtaaactgtaagtCAGGGCGTCTGACATCTCTTAAAACTCTTTCACTAAACTTGGAGATGAAAATTAATCTGTAAATCCCTCTTCACACTTCATTGGTGTATTAGATCTTGTTTACTTGCTGGTCTGGAACACTTCTCAAGCCACTCCTCTGTTCCTGAGTTTGGAGCACAGTTTGCATATGTGGCTTCATCCCTGTGGGAGTATCTCCTGCTCAGCACATAGTAACACAACAGGTGCCTCGTATCCAGAGCTATAGAGCAGTGCGTCGTCTACGTGGGTGCTGAATTTTTTGCCATCAATGCTGCTTATACAGTCCATCTATAGTGGACATACTTAAGTCCTCTATAAGTCCACCCTAGACAATGTGTTTTGAACAACTTTGTAAACTAAAGAGTTGAGATACTTTTCAGACTGAGTGTTGGCTCACGTGTGTATAGATTGTTGCCATAGTTTTAACCTCTGGGGAGGTCATTAGTTGGTGTACCTTTAAGTTTAGCGCTGTACTCCGTCTTGTCGGACTGACTCCTCCTCACCAGCGTCCCCAGGTTGATGTCACCTTTCGCCGTGTCATCAGCCACAATAGTGTCCGTCTTTCTCCTCTCCAGGTAACGCAGGAACACAGGCCGGTTCCTCCTCTTTATaactttctccttttccttttctttctccttctcactTCCAACAGCCTCACTGGGATCCATAGTGAGGTTGTCAGCTCCCTTAGTGCTTCCagatggggaaaaaagggggaaaagagatggacagaaagagggagagagaaacagacagagagcctGGGAAGTGCAACAGGTGCAATGTCCACTGTACACTGACTGCCAGCTCTGCACAGGTAATCTAGCTCCTCCTCCACATGTCTACCTGTCATGAGAGCTATGCGGCCACACCTCTCTACTGCTGTGCTATGCTTCTCCCCTTTAGATCCAGGGAGAGAAAGTGTCGAGAtgcactttctctctcatgAGGATTTGAGGACGAAGGAGAAAGCACCAGCTTCTGTTTGCTCTCATTAAAACAAGATGTCctgatattaaaatgtttgtgagaccttgtgcaaacacaaacaatgggACAATGTTGATGAGGAAGTAATTTGCAAATGGCTGTGAagagttttatatttatacaatAGTGAATACGTGAATTTTCGAATCAAATAAGCGGAACATTTTATATCTACAAACGGCTCTTTAACTGCAGGAAAAACCTGACCTATAGAGTCGAGCGGTAAGGAGCAAAGCTAAtgtaacatacatacataacaacaatgaaagaaaacaattaaaaaataatattaataattataaatgtgaaataacaaaaaataatattgcTTCAGCAGCATTCAAGGACATGACACACATTGCTCTCATATGAGATGACTTGTGGCTGTATCAGCTTACTGGTTTTTAGTGGCTTTGAAACAAACAAGGTTGACttttgagaaacacaaaataaattttttatttccatatacaaacatgtattttttctGAGTAAGACCTATAAATTGACAAAAGTCAAACCTGGTTAGACAAATAATTCATCAGCATCAACATGCTGTCACAATGATTTCTGGTCATAGCAACCAGATACTACGTCTCTTTCCAGAACAATAAAGGGATGCGTTTCCTCTCCATTGAAGCACAGGTAACGAGGGCTCCCATTGTACTTTCAGATCACTGTGCGGTGTGCTCATAGCACACCTGTTTAACCTCCATTAGACTAGATCTACACATATGGTTCACCACTATAGCTCAGCTACTCTCCTACATATGATTATACACTTTTAGCATCTCACATTGCTCACATTATtatcatgatcatcatcattatttatgtgtgtatttaggAAAAATTCAAGAATTGGATTAattctaattattatttaatgtctCCTCTGATAAATAAGTCAGTTAAGTTCTATTCAAACACAGCATATGTCATGTTTGCGTCATTACAAGAACTGGTTAGTATTACATAATCAAGTATACACACGTGAAAGTGCAAGCAGCGCTTTCTCCTGTGCATAGACAGAGTTTGTTTATATGACATCATGTCCCTCAGGGTGTGGCTTTCTTGACCTGCTCAGAGAGAAAAGTGACCTTCTTCAAATTAGCTCACACCTATAAGGAAAACAATGTTGGACACTGAAATACAATCGTTGAACTTATACataataaaattacataaaattcAGTTTCACACAAGGACTCCAATTAACTATCATTAACTATCATTATTTTCTTAACTAATCATTTGGTCtttaaaagaacagaaaaaatcTCCCAACAGCTGAGATGTTCGTTGATAACTGACTTGAATCGTTAATTGAACATTGAAATAGTTGCCAGTTAAATCTCTGTTGATCAACTAATCATGTAACTGATAACTTGTTTCCACTGACAGACTTTACTACAGCGCTCACATGTTGCACtatgaacaaagaaacaaccCCCAAATGCCAATATAGCATACCTCATCTTGGAGAAGTATCTAATTTGACTTAACTATATAACAAACAACTTTGAAAATGTATTGGTACAGACAATTCTGTCCCCTTAAAATATTGGTAGAGAGTGTCCATACTGTCCAGATGTAAAGCTATGCCTTGGCTATGAAAGATATTATTCTAAGAGAAATAATATTGTCATTATTAGAAACTTGTAGCAATTAGTAATCACCTACAGCATGTTTTCAACCAGTATTCCCATAGTAAAATTctgaaacaaatgacaaaagaatCTATTTTTCAAAGCTTGTTTGGGGAGACAAAATAACAAGGGAATCTTATATTTTCAGCAGGCCAaaaaaggggaaataaaaacacactcatgcCTGAAACTGTCTTTTACAGCCACAGACTTTTACTGCTTCCCACTCGGGCACCATCACTAGAAGAGTCATGGTTGGCTTGGCATGGAGTGCTTGGCTCATGGGCAGTAGGTGAAGGAAGGGATGCTTTTCTCATTTGGTTTACAAATCCACTTTTTCAAAACAGTACAGAGAATCAAATCAAAAGCTCACCCCACTTCATCATCATGTCAAACCATATAGCGCTTAACCTTGACCATTCCTGGCCAATTTTAAACTTTCTAACATGAAATCGTTTCTCAGagcacatgcagtattttgtgTTCAGCAGTCTGTTGTTGGCAACAGTATCAAAGGAAAGCATGCATGCAAGTAAGATTTTAATAAACCAGACTTTTATGGGTGCCGCTGGGCCTATATATAACTTGTTTGAACAGAGATATAACAGTAAAAGATACATCAAAGTGACTGGTTTGGTGTTTGTTGAGTGAACAATGGATACATATGGACTTTGATCTTGTGATGTATTGTGGAGATAACCACCGACAGACCCACTAACTTCAggttataaaaacaaaagcagccttCATGGCTTTTCGtggaggtttaaaaaaaaaatagaggcCAAGTTGCCCACAGCAGAGGAGATAATTATAACTACAAAAGGTGATAAAGAAAAGAGGTCATCCAGGATTCATCTAAAAATTCACCCTTTCTGTTCAGGACATCCCCAGGATCTTTCTCGTAGTGCCACTGCCAAACAATATGGCAAATTTGCACATAAGATGCAAGCatattgctgtgtttgtattgttCAAAGGACCTTCCTgcttctatttctttctttttttaaccaaagGCCTCACCCTTATGCtgttaattgtttttcattcaaaatatcAGCCGGTTTTAATTATTACTCAGccctttcattttattgtttatgcctatttttttttcatcatgcAATGCAAATTTGCCCGTCATGGGACCGCCACtgtaaatgcttttattttgaaaaccacTGACCGGCAGCCGCGGCTTCACCGTGACGAGCTTCACATTTGTGGACGTGAGGGACTGGGAAACGGGAAGCAGGAACCGAGGGGCGAACAAGTGTATATAATGAGACCGCTGCTTCTGCGCTGCTCGCTCGGCCGCATGGTGACAGTTTTCCGCTCTCCACACAAACTGGTCACACAAGCAGCAGCGGTGCCTCATCTGTATAATCTGAGCAAAACGATGCACTATCAAACGGAGGAGAGAGGACACCCCAATTCTCCTGACTACCGGATTTACTTTAGTAAGTCACTCATCACCGCCGTTGAGGAAACCATGCGTGAACCCCTGCATTTCGGGGGGCGCGCATGGTTCAGCTCGGCTTAGTTCCGGTGTCTGGTGTCTGACAGGTAACCACAGCTTGACCTTCAGGTGTCAAGGTAAACGTTTGACCGTAGAGTTGCAAGCGCCTCACGTCCTGTGGCGTCCATGTAGCGGTCGTCTGCAGCATTTAGCCGTCTAGCCAAAATCCCACCAGTGTTAGCATCAAGTTGCCAGTAGGCTGAAACGGTTCGTgagcagaaagaaaggaagatgTTTCACTGTAAACGTTCACGTGGCTCTACTTCCTGTTGGGGCGGTCACGCGGCCAAactacaaggaaaaaaaaataaaaatgtgttttctcatcAGCAGTGTTAAAATTCAGCCCCGCATATTAGATGAAGTTAAACTCATGACAACGGATGCAGATATTCGTTACTTTATCTATCATAATGAACTAACtgacacatttcattcattattatGTAGTCTTACTTAACAAATGGTGGTTGTAATGTTAAAATACCTGATCAAAATTAACCTAATAAAATATTACACTCTGTTTTCGTTGTAGGTGATGTGACTGTATTTTGGTTTTGACCGCAAATGAAAACATGGGGAACATTAGTAATAGCTTATGTTCAGTTCAGGCAATCAATCAACAGTAAGTTGATTTAATCTAATGCTGACTTAACTGGAGATACAGTTTGTAACCGAGAGTACTGATCTATAAGAAATGTGAAACTATGAAACTGAAtgttacagaaataaataaaatcgtCACCCAAGGTCCACTTACCGACTTTTTCCGGAGCTTTTCATTGCCTCCCTTAGTGGATGAAAGTTGCCCACTTGTCATGGAGATACACAGTTATTGGTAATGAAAACTCAATCACACAGGAAGACAGTAAGATGCAACTCAAAGTCTTGGAAGAAGCTTGTGAGAGGACCCTGAGTTAATTTCTGATGCTTGTTTTCAGGCCACACAGATgtagaaaaaatgtttcacagttaCCCAAGCAACTACACTTACAGAAGGAAAGGTTTAGGATagcattttgtttgttatgtgttgTCTGCTATGAAGACCTTTGCCTAACTTGACCATCTATACTATATGGACCATACATATGAAATTTCATGATGATGATCCTGATGTTTGTTTATACATACGTatacattgttttggttttttttttgtcttagaAACTTCTGAAGGAAAATACATTTCACCATTCCATGACATCCCACTTATTGCAGAAACAGAACAGGTAACTCTTTGACAGCAGAGTTTTCAATTTCCATTTCCTTACAGTTTATATGTTTCAACAGCTAAATGGAGCCGTAAACATAACATTCAAACCAGGAAGtcactgattttcatttaacagGAAAATGATGTGCCAGCTAAAAAGCCCAAGAAGAATGAGAATGAGGTATTTTCAAAttccattatttttttgttggttttacCACCTGG
This genomic window contains:
- the arhgef38 gene encoding rho guanine nucleotide exchange factor 38 — protein: MDPSEAVGSEKEKEKEKEKVIKRRNRPVFLRYLERRKTDTIVADDTAKGDINLGTLVRRSQSDKTEYSAKLKEKMTPHDLSTPSSPALDPEEVRLRKMNRRAKVIQELVQTEKDYLTDLELCIREVVQPLRNLQVVDVDRLFTNMETVCEVSAALLHRLHEAMAEPDLEAVVIGEVFIQAKAALEDVYKIYCYHHDDANMSLKSYEKDEEIKQHFTMCVLALKKIYDQEGKPNLLDMGSLLIKPVQRIMKYPLLLGELWQATPEDHPDCRPLQEAFTAAKIINVNINEFKRRKDIVMKYKRLEDESTLRGKLHKFNIHSIRKKGDRFAGYLKILTGVEPQVRDEVFDREEKLFRSLEKAVRQLVRNVQCYLQHTQEIVSVAVQNVQDMESIIKEPNKNGTNGSSHSNGNDPYKHFKDSMERLVLAPLSNLQGMFTAPQKLIQKRYDKLLDYCSRLERSSSISSSSSSSSLSTTASSTSLVSEDPPGPARRDYEALNALLVEELQRFNMAAYTILTNCVVSLVTLLRRLMDKILLCSPSIHQLPAPLSNIAEVQNSIMDELNNLTFVKDNAQKLMERKVSFERQRDKKLTMPEVQHQTEEQRARLLAEHPLSRLYQLKRKCNGCQEQDLSLLEGELVALLEDTDPLGSSTRWLVHTGGTQGYVYSTFLKQYNPLRDSQRAGQMVKEQQQQQPPAMADEDFDDLSLFVSGSSSNSLRSFNLNNTDSSSTLSGLQGEQESPEDLDDTLDNEAQQFYAVYAFQARCDQELTLQEYQHVRILQFSDLGGNKDWWLAESNGQRGYVPANYLGRMSYA